A genomic stretch from Plasmodium cynomolgi strain B DNA, chromosome 8, whole genome shotgun sequence includes:
- a CDS encoding hypothetical protein (putative), with the protein MSELDLSGLEEEIEGIDEVAHRDYYQYVTQLYVYVRVDEKYRTLRNHLQLIRLGEKYMTLLHNAMISVQMKKTGVGIFTCFYQDKAITENLVTYFLMQKEVDFLEVGFDRRYPGEHSLVFPVQREGPRPLLTLTGGSSRWGNPTRSYRVLKEALTNRW; encoded by the exons ATGAGCGAATTGGACTTAAGCGGCCTGGAGGAAGAGATCGAAG GCATCGATGAAGTAGCACACAGGGATTACTACCAGTACGTGACGCAGTTATACGTCTACGTGCGCGTGGACGAAAAATAC aGGACGCTCCGGAACCACCTGCAGCTGATCCGCCTCGGGGAGAAATACATGACTCTGTTGCACAACGCAATGATTAGTgtccaaatgaagaaaacagGAGTTGGGATCTTCACGTGTTTTTATCAGGACAAAG CCATCACGGAAAACCTAGTTACTTATTTCCTAATGCAGAAGGAGGTGGACTTTTTGGAAGTAGGTTTCGATAGGCGCTACCCAGGTGAGCACTCGCTCGTCTTCCCTGTCCAA AGGGAAGGTCCGCGCCCATTGTTGACGTTGACGGGAGGATCGAGCCGATGGGGCAACCCGACGAGGAGTTATAGGGTGCTAAAAGAAGCACTAACGAACCGGTGGTAG
- a CDS encoding dual-specificity protein phosphatase (putative) produces the protein MIVKVFDHIYISNVYNANDIYHLINLNIGGVLTCFRCMSIEWCHHDPKENRKIFYKDKFLKCKGELLRDPGGRDFPLPLCQSIAGGRKNGHQLGASLTPCSSNVGEEPTEGGDTSTQGATEHSEEDLFAKPYAHYDYIIYPLEIVKKKIVKETIDDYVKAMHVEKAHAFIDEVIRSEKNVLVHCMAGISRCSSIILSYISKKNGKSIAENFATLKDRYPFAHPNESFYRQLLLYERMNYTLDGRSEYHLVYEEMKRDRGALERLKCLNLKNEPDATYKFRCKLCRFTLFNDNDIIQHQLDKYKIKKKYGHSCTSIFIEKKEWLLTNHNMKGVLICPNKNVINSWGCFSALWCSAKLGKWSWTGICCSCGYLQIPAFMINTSNVDRMKINPS, from the exons ATGATCGTGAAGGTATTCGACCACATATACATCAGCAACGTGTACAATGCGAACGATATTTACCACCTGATTAATTTAAACATCGGGGGAGTCCTCACGTGCTTCCGTTGCATGAGCATCGAGTGGTGTCACCACGACCCCAaggaaaatagaaaaattttttacaaagacaaatttttaaaatgcaagGGGGAACTCTTGAGAGACCCAGGAGGAAGGGACTTCCCCTTGCCACTATGTCAGAGCATCgcaggagggagaaaaaacggTCATCAGTTGGGCGCAAGTTTGACCCCATGTAGTAGCAATGTGGGGGAGGAACCGACCGAGGGGGGGGATACGTCTACCCAGGGTGCAACAGAACATAGCGAAGAAgacctttttgcaaaaccgTATGCACACTAcgattatattatttacccGCTCGAAattgttaagaaaaaaattgtcaaggAGACCATCGATGATTACGTAAAAGCAATG CATGTGGAGAAGGCCCATGCCTTCATCGACGAAGTGATtaggagtgaaaaaaatgtattagtTCATTGCATGGCTGGGATTTCTCGCTGCTCGTCTATCATCCTGTCCTACATCTCGAAGAAGAATGGGAAGAGTATTGCCGAAAATTTCGCCACTCTCAAGGATCGTTACCCTTTTGCCCATCCCAACGAAAGCTTCTACCGTCAGCTGCTTCTCTACGAGAGGATGAACTACACCTTAGAt ggaCGAAGCGAATACCACCTCGTCTACGAAGAGATGAAGCGCGACCGGGGTGCTTTGGAGCGGCTAAAATGCTTGAACCTTAAAAATGAGCCAGACGCGACGTACAAGTTTAGGTGCAA GCTCTGCAGGTTTACTCTCTTCAACGATAATGACATCATTCAGCACCAGTTGGACAAGTacaagataaagaaaaag TACGGTCATTCCTGCACCAGCATCTTTATCGAGAAGAAGGAGTGGCTCCTCACCAATCACAACATGAAGGGCGTATTGATTTgtccaaataaaaatgtaattaattCGTGGGGCTGCTTCTCCGCGTTGTGG TGCAGCGCGAAGTTAGGAAAGTGGTCGTGGACCGGAATCTGCTGCTCGTGCGGCTATTTACAAATCCCGGCCTTCATG ATAAACACGTCGAACGTTGACCGCATGAAGATTAACCCCAGCTGA